The sequence CATATCAACAAGCGCTGTCGCCACAAACACATCTGATTCCATCCCATTCCTCTTCTTAACATACTCATGAATCCATTTCCCTTGCAAAACCGCCCCCGTTTGAGCACAAGCTGAAAGCACAGTAGTTACACAAAATTCATCAGGCTCAACTCCACTCATCAACATATCCCGAAAAACCCTCAAAGCCTCAGAACCCATATTACACTTAACATAGCCATTCATAAGAACATTCCACTGAATAGCATCTAAACAAggaatttcatcaaacactttGCATGCATCATCCAAAACCTTACACTCAACATAAACTCTAATAAGCGCAGTCTGAACATGACCATCAAACAAAACCAACCCATTTTTGAGTACCCAATTGTGAGTTTGCTTGCCTGCAAGTACCCATTTGGCATTCGCGCAAGCCGAAAGAACAAAATGAAAGGTGTGGTTGTCGGGAGCTAGTAAGTTACTACCATAATCTTTCAACATGAGGTGAAAGTAATGAAGAGCAAGTTGAGGCTGTGAGCTACGGGAATAGGCTCTGATAAGAGTGTTGTAGATAAAGGAATTGGGTGTTTGGATATGGGTGAAGATGAGCGAAGCGTAGGAGAGGCTACCGGAATCGGAGAGAGCACAAAAGGCGAGGAGTTTGCTGAGGGCGTAGTTGTTGTGGTGGAGACCGTGGGTGAGGAAAATGGCGTGGATGGGCTTGAGTTGGTGCATGGTGGTGCAGCGTTGAGCCAGTGACATGCAACGCTTCCATGCTCGGAGATGGGCGGCCATGTAGTGTGTGCATTGTTTAAGGGGCTTCGAGGCAACGATGGTATTGGTGAAAGGAGTTTCCAAAGTGAAAATTGAGTTCGAATGCCATGCAAGTAAGGAATAGAAATCCTCAGTTTTATTGTGTCTGAGTGCGtttctaactattttttttaagtgttttttttttaaccctccaataactaaatatatgaggttactttcttttattttctatattttatactttagttgttttattgggaaaaaaaaaaagaacatttaataaaatttttttttttggaaccaaaaacatttaataaattgtgataagtgaaatcattaaaaaaaaaaaggtcaaattAAGGGCATTCATTAATATTGGGAAACAAATGCAATGGAGCTACTTTTTATAAACCATGAAACTACTttcactattaaaaaaaaaaaaaaaaatcatattttaactaaattttgttctttttgctatttcttaATGCAAATGGGACTTAATAGATGCTTCATTAACGCATGAAACActagttaacaaaaaaaaattattttttaatggttataaatatcctaaatctaccctTACCCTAGGTTCTTGAACCTAATAATAAATGCATACTCTCCTCCTCATTCATATAAACCAATCTTATTAGTGAGATACttaaatccactattatcacttAATAGAGAATATTAAATttgtgaccaaaaaaaataaataaataaaattgtgtcCTTGtattttttgtcacaaattcTATTAAGAGGTATAATCTGCTTATCTCTTAGAAGAAAATTTATCATACATATAATACATGCATTCACCCTCTCACGTAAGAGTGAACTTCACAAGTATGAGATCTACTTTATGTAAAAGGGTAGATCTCGTCCCTTCAATGTAGCATCCACCCTCTCAAGAAAGGGCGGAGCCAGGGGGGTCGAGGGGGGGCATTTGCCCCCCGACCCCACCCAAAAAATCTATTAATATTTcttctattatattatataataaaataaatgcatttaacaattatataaataaatagttaataaaGAGGATggttttttaaaccaaaaccaaaaccctccttatataacattttttataattacaatttcaaaatgagtttttatgtaaataaacccctaatagataaataatataatgaatatgttattttattttgaattttcttgcattcAAATATTGCTTGATATACACATGAATTAATTGTTATTTTGCAAATTGATCTCAAatactatatgtgtgtgtgtgtgtgtgcgcataCGCGTAAATGTGATGTTAAATAtaatttcccccccccccccttaagTTAGATCCTGGCTTCGCCAATGCTATCACGTAAGAGTGAACTTCACAAGTATGAGACCTACTCTATATAAGAGGGTAGATCTTATCCCTTTGAGAAAGTATACTTTATTTCAGATGTCTTTTCCTTCATAGTTGGTAAAACTCATTAGTTGTGGGACCCACCTATTGTGAAAAGGATAAATATAAACCCGAAACACGGTGTACTTTCTCTATTCCTCGAGGACATCCAAGTAAATTAATGCCATGGGTTAAACACTAGACAGCAATTAAGTTATGACTTATGATTTCGAATAGTTGGGGAGTAAACAGCAAAAAGTTATGATTTTCGGATCAGGTCGCCAAAAAACACTCTTTTATCCCTGGTGCGCCCAAATTTTTCATAGTATCACTAGTTACCATGAGCTTCACTTTGGCGCGCTTCATCCTCACCAGTGGGATTTCCACACAAGCTGGAAGTACCGCCAGAAACCATGGCTCTCTCCTTTTAACccccagggcaagaaaatttacTACAACTGCCATACCCTTAGCTCAAAAGGTAACATTTTTACACATTaccctcttctttttctcagcaaccaaacagagaaaaaaaaaagttgggtttttttaattgtttggttTTCTTTAATGGGCAGTCAAGTGAAGAACTGTTGGTGGTAGTTGGGGGTGGAGCTGCTGGGGTTTTTGGAGCAATTAGAGCAAAGACTCTTGCGCCTAATCTTAAAGTGGTGGTTATTGAGAAAGGGAAACCTTTGTCaaaggtttttgttttattacaTATTCTTggaaaatcttaaaaaaaaaaaaatgttatttggtttattattcatatatatatatatatatatattaatgttattGTTTGTAGGTGAAAATATCTGGAGGTGGTAGGTGCAATGTGACAAATGGGCATTGTACTGACAATTTGGTGagcattataatttattatcacAAGTAAGAAATTTGATAAATGGAAGTTATGGGTGTAAGTTTTATAATGAAATAGCTCACACACTTTATGGCAATACATAGTGCCATAAGTTAAGTTATGGATGAATTGTTGTATGGTGTTGGTGTGTAATAATATTGTTAAGCAAATGATGTTATCtttgaatatatttattttaatactttttttttcaggaAACCACATTTCTCTTGTCTAAATATTATGAAGAACTAGAAGATGGTGATTTGACCGTGTTTTTTGTCTGTTCAGTTAGAGTTGTTATTGGCTATTATgggtgggcaaaaaagtaatttaagttgtaaattcaaatgaaaaccaataacaacttattacctataatttgttgtgaaagtattgtgaaaatgtgaaaatgttgtatgGTGTTGGTGTGTAATAATATTGTTAAGCAAATGATGTTATCtttgaatatatttattttaatactttttttttcaggaAACCACATTTCTCTTGTCTAAATATTATGAAGAACTAGAAGATGGTGATTTGACCGTGTTTTTTGTCTGTTCAGTTAGAGTTGTTATTGGCTATTATgagtgggcaaaaaagtaatttaagttgtaaattcaaatgagaaccaataacaacttattacctatgatttgttgtgaaaatgttgtagacatagcaCTTCTCTATTTGTTAAGTAAAATTGTCAACTGCTTGTTATTCACTTATTTGCGTTTATgggaacaaaaaattttcaccaTAATTGACTCGAATAAGTTGTAACAGGAATATTGGACTTGTTTTTGTTATGACAATATTTTTACCTACAGTTATGTTCTACATTTTAAATGCTGCATTGTAATCAGAACAATGAATTCCCACATGCCAAAAACTGTGGAAGATCATTTGCTCTACAGTTCTACACTCTAAAAATTCTAGAATAACTTATTCATCATCTGTTTTGGGAGTGaaacatgaaaatttttagTAGCTTGGATTTTTAGGTGACATAAAATTTCAAAggttattaaattaattttggcTCATGTCTGGGAAGGGAAATGATTGACATCATTCTTGTTATGATGTTTCTCAGTTGTTAACTCTATTAAAATGTAAAGAGTTTGCAATTTTAATTGGCTTTATAAcaatttcttcctttttcccaATTGATTCGTTGCACTAAACTTAGTATATTGATGTTCcctaaaaattaagaatttgttCTTAGATTCTTGCAGAACATTATCCTAGGGGTCATAAAGAACTGAGAGGATCTTTTTTCTACACACACGGCCCAGTGGATACCATGTCCTGGTTTTCTGATCATGGGGCGAAGCTTAAGGTTTTCTTCAAAACTGCCTGTCACTTGTTCGTTTATTTTTTGTGCATGCATAATCTATGTTTATCTGCACATAGATTGAGGATGATGGAAGGGTATTTCCTGTCAGTAACAGTTCTTCTTCGATAATTGATTGTCTAATGTCTGAAGCAACGAGGTTAGGAGGTATGATTATTTATGAATTGACTAATGTTTACTCTTATTTATCTTGCATTCAATTATATTGTAACGGTATGCCTTGGA is a genomic window of Quercus lobata isolate SW786 chromosome 2, ValleyOak3.0 Primary Assembly, whole genome shotgun sequence containing:
- the LOC115978331 gene encoding pentatricopeptide repeat-containing protein At3g28660-like, with the protein product MAAHLRAWKRCMSLAQRCTTMHQLKPIHAIFLTHGLHHNNYALSKLLAFCALSDSGSLSYASLIFTHIQTPNSFIYNTLIRAYSRSSQPQLALHYFHLMLKDYGSNLLAPDNHTFHFVLSACANAKWVLAGKQTHNWVLKNGLVLFDGHVQTALIRVYVECKVLDDACKVFDEIPCLDAIQWNVLMNGYVKCNMGSEALRVFRDMLMSGVEPDEFCVTTVLSACAQTGAVLQGKWIHEYVKKRNGMESDVFVATALVDMYTKCGCIDMAEEVFERMPKRNVFSWAAMIGGLAVHGYARMAIHCLDRMQVDDGIRPDGVVLLGVLVACTHAGLQEEGQLLLDDMENGYGIRPKHEHYSCVVDLLCRAGRLDEALQLIRRMPMKPLASVWGALLSGCRVHNNVDLAELAVEELLMLENDGVEEDGAYVQLSNIYLGARRGEDACRIRRIIGDRGLKKTPGCSMIEVDGKVNEFVSGDVSHLHRAQICAILELLSLELV